The Phormidium sp. PBR-2020 DNA segment GGTTAGTCTCCCTGCTTCCAGAAGCCCCCGAACCTCGGTTTCAACTGGTTCATGATTACCTGGTATCCTTTATTCGCCTCTCTCGGGAGCGGGCCGATGTGCAAGCCAAGGTGGATTTACAGGAGACGAACCTACGGCTTCATGAAGAGAAGGCGATTCTACAACAACTGACCGAGGCCCAGGAACGGCAACGACAAACCGATGCCCGGATGAAACGACTTTGGATTTTCGGGGCCATCTTCTCCTTATTGGGGGCTGGGGTGCTGGCCGTGGTGGCCAACCTGGCCATCCGCGCCCAAAAAACGGCGGCGATCGCCGAAATTAAAGCCCGCAATGCCGCTGCACGAGCCTATTTACCCCTGACCCCCCCCGATTCCTTTTCCGCCCTATTAGAGAGTCTCAGAGCTGGGGAGCGATTCAAGGAACTGAACCCCTCGGAACCGGAACTGTTACGGGAGATTGTGCCGCAACTGCAACAGTCCCTAGAAGTGACCTTTGAGCAAAATCGCATCGACCGTCCCAACAAGGGCATTCTGGATCTGAGTTTTAGTCCCGATGGCAGTTTTCTGGCCACCGGTGGGTTTAGAAAATAGCCTCGACCTCTGGGGCAATGATGGAACCCTACTTCAGCGGATTGCGCCCATGACAAAGCCGTCACCAGTTTAAGTATTGGTGCTGATGGGCAAGAGATTTTGAACCGGAAGCGACGATCGCACCGCCAAACTCTGGAGTCGTGACGGGGAGTTATTACAGGTTCTGCACAACTGGGGAGGCGACGGTGACGACGGTGGCCTTTGCCCCCGACGGCGAAACCTGGGCTATTGCTGATGCGGAGGGCCAGGTGAGTCTTTGGACTGGGGAAGATGGCCCAGACCAAACCATCGCCGCTCATGAGAGTTGGATTTTGGGCTTGAGTTTCCACCCCGACGGCGATCGCTTTGCCACCGCGAGCCGGGATGGCACTATTAAACTCTGGAGTCGCCAGACGGGAACTCGGATACAAACCCTTTCCCCTCAAGACAGTGGCATTACCAGTCTGGCCTTTAGTCCCGATGGAGGAGACCTTAGCCACCAGTGATGCCGATGGGAATGTCTGGTTACGGCGAGGCCCCAACTATCAAGAGATTCAACCGGTAACAGCGGTGAGTGAGAGTCGCATTCTCAATCTGACGTTTAGTTCTGATGGCCAGTTGATGGCCACGACCACCGCTGAGGGAGTGATTTATATTTGGAGTGCCAGGGGCGAATTACTGCGCGAGTTACGGGGTCATCGGGATGCCGTTTGGGGCGCCAGTTTTAGCCCCGATGGGACGCGCTTAGCCACGGCCAGTTCTGATACGACGGTGCGCCTCTGGCAAATTCGCCGAGAGGTGGAAACGGTGTTAGAGGCACAACAGGGGGAGGTTTGGGCGGTGGACGTCTCCCCTGAGGGGAGATTTGTTAGCCTCGGCTCATGAAGGGGGAGCAATACAACTCTGGACGTTGGATGGCCAGCGGTCTGAGCGTTTGCTAGGCCATGAGGATATGGTGCTGAATGTCAGTTTTAGTCCCGATGGTCGGTTTCTGGTCTCGACGGGGGCCGATGATACGGTGCGATTATGGCGACTCGGGGAAGCGGATGCGGTACGGGTGTGGTCGCCAGGCCAGGGGGTGCGCACGGCTAGTTTTAGCCCTGATGGTCGCAGTTTAGTGACGGCTGGGGATGATGGAACTTTAGTCCTTTGGCGAGTCGCCGATGGAGTCCGACAACGGACGATTGCAGGCTCATGATGACGAGATCAATAGTGTGGCTTGGCATCCAGATGGAACTCGGTTGATCTCCGCCAGTCGCGATCGCACTCTGCGGCTGTGGAGTTCGGAGGGAACGCTTCAGGCGACGTTAGAAAGCGGCTCAGGGTCCACCGGGTCGGTGAATTGGGTCAGTTTTAGTTCTGATGGGGATTGGATTGCCTCGGCCAGTTCCGATAATCAAATTCGCCTTTGGACTCGGGAGGGGGAGTTACACCAGGTGCTGCAAGGTCACACGGCTCGGGTGAATTGGGTTAGTTTTGGCCCCGAGGGAAGGCCACTACAACTGGTGTCCGGCAGCGATGATCGCACGGTGCGGCTTTGGCAGTTCGATGAGGGCCAGGGGGAGTTTGTCAATACTGAGGTATTTAAGGGCCATGGGGATAGTGTGTTGAGTGTGTTGTTCTCACCTCGGCAGGAGGTGGTGGCGTCGGCGAGTAAGGATGGGACGGTACGCCTGTGGCTGTTGCCGAGTTTGGGCAATTTTGAGACCTTATTTGAGCGAGGCTGTGCCTGGATTGGCGACTATCTCAATCATGCGGCTGCCTTAGATGCAGGAGAGGGGTT contains these protein-coding regions:
- a CDS encoding WD40 repeat domain-containing protein, whose translation is MESDNGRLQAHDDEINSVAWHPDGTRLISASRDRTLRLWSSEGTLQATLESGSGSTGSVNWVSFSSDGDWIASASSDNQIRLWTREGELHQVLQGHTARVNWVSFGPEGRPLQLVSGSDDRTVRLWQFDEGQGEFVNTEVFKGHGDSVLSVLFSPRQEVVASASKDGTVRLWLLPSLGNFETLFERGCAWIGDYLNHAAALDAGEGLSCQPD
- a CDS encoding PD40 domain-containing protein, with translation MLASAHEGGAIQLWTLDGQRSERLLGHEDMVLNVSFSPDGRFLVSTGADDTVRLWRLGEADAVRVWSPGQGVRTASFSPDGRSLVTAGDDGTLVLWRVADGVRQRTIAGS